Proteins encoded in a region of the Methanofastidiosum sp. genome:
- a CDS encoding FAD-binding protein, producing the protein MEKINCDVLVVGGGLAGLRAAIESKKYVKDVIILTKGYVGKGGCSSISEGILNAPLSENDSSDLYYGDIMKGSANVSDQKLAKILSQNTKSAILSLEDYGIQYKKENGNFVLNLSGGNSVARTVRVEPPGPGCGRIIPLKLMEYAKNNDIQFLEGKHLIKLFEKNGRVVSGIVCDGKNFLEISFKSIIIATGGAGNIYRNSTNPSDVEGDGYYLGLDVGASLIDMEYVQFFPTVALKSYLVLPFIFTDGAVLLNSKGERFIGKYDSNLLEKTTRDVMSRAIFTEALEGRGTDGGVFISYKEVPEDILKTKYSKELEFFLTKGIDLTKDNLLVKPSCHFFMGGLKINDKCETNVKGLYACGETAGGVHGANRLAGNALAETLVFGEIAGKNASEFALANDFDYIDTKKYIESLPKLIESSSEKELIKEIKEIMWRYLGIIRNKEGITTAIKEFSEIKNKFEKINATQNYLEYFKLRNIIFVAQAVAISALERTESRGAHYRSDYPNEDKNWKKAIIIKKGFNIEHEAR; encoded by the coding sequence ATGGAAAAGATAAATTGTGATGTCTTAGTAGTTGGCGGTGGGCTTGCAGGGCTAAGGGCCGCCATAGAATCTAAAAAATATGTCAAAGACGTAATAATATTGACCAAAGGATATGTGGGAAAGGGTGGATGCAGTTCAATTTCTGAAGGAATTTTAAATGCGCCATTATCTGAAAATGATTCTTCTGATCTGTATTATGGCGACATAATGAAAGGTTCAGCAAATGTATCAGACCAAAAATTAGCAAAAATTCTTTCTCAGAATACAAAAAGCGCCATTCTTTCACTTGAAGATTACGGAATTCAATATAAAAAAGAAAATGGAAATTTTGTCCTTAATCTATCCGGTGGAAATTCAGTTGCACGAACTGTAAGAGTAGAGCCACCAGGCCCTGGGTGCGGAAGAATAATCCCATTGAAACTAATGGAATATGCTAAAAATAACGATATACAATTTTTGGAAGGAAAACATTTAATCAAACTCTTTGAAAAGAACGGTAGAGTTGTATCCGGAATAGTATGTGACGGGAAAAATTTTTTGGAAATTTCATTTAAATCTATTATAATTGCAACTGGTGGGGCAGGAAATATCTATAGAAACTCCACAAATCCTTCCGATGTTGAAGGTGATGGGTATTACCTAGGATTAGATGTTGGAGCTTCTTTGATAGATATGGAATATGTACAATTTTTTCCTACTGTAGCGCTTAAATCCTATCTAGTTTTACCATTCATCTTTACTGATGGTGCTGTTCTTCTTAATAGTAAAGGAGAAAGATTCATTGGAAAATATGATTCAAATCTTTTAGAAAAAACTACTCGAGATGTAATGTCAAGAGCTATTTTTACCGAGGCCCTTGAAGGCAGAGGCACCGACGGTGGAGTTTTTATATCCTATAAAGAAGTCCCTGAGGACATTCTTAAAACAAAATATTCAAAAGAATTAGAGTTTTTCTTGACTAAAGGGATTGATCTAACTAAAGATAATCTTCTTGTTAAGCCTTCCTGTCATTTCTTCATGGGTGGTTTAAAAATAAATGATAAATGCGAAACAAATGTCAAAGGATTATATGCCTGTGGAGAAACTGCAGGTGGCGTGCATGGGGCCAATAGGCTTGCAGGCAACGCTTTAGCTGAAACTTTAGTGTTTGGGGAAATTGCAGGAAAAAATGCATCTGAATTTGCGTTAGCAAATGATTTTGACTACATAGATACCAAGAAGTATATCGAATCATTACCTAAACTTATTGAAAGTTCTTCAGAAAAAGAACTGATTAAAGAAATAAAAGAGATCATGTGGAGATACCTTGGGATTATTAGAAACAAAGAAGGGATAACAACTGCAATCAAGGAGTTTTCTGAAATAAAAAATAAATTTGAAAAGATAAACGCAACACAAAATTATTTGGAATACTTCAAATTAAGAAATATTATTTTTGTTGCCCAAGCTGTAGCCATATCTGCTCTAGAAAGAACAGAATCTAGAGGGGCTCATTATAGAAGTGATTATCCAAACGAGGATAAAAATTGGAAAAAGGCAATCATAATTAAAAAAGGATTTAATATCGAACACGAGGCGAGATAA
- a CDS encoding adenylosuccinate synthase: MLLAIIGSQWGDEGKGKVTDIYAENSDIVVRFQGGNNAGHTIVVGDKTYKFHLMPSGAVHKKSLVLGNGVVVDPKVLIEEIEKLKKDGFNPDISISDRANIIMPYHRILDGIEEKMKGALAAGTTRKGIGPCYSDKISRFGIRFSDLLDLEVFRDKLNLIVPIKQKIFDAFGEDVNLNIESIFNEYVSYRVYLKDYIKDTSVFLNNAYDQGKNILMEGAQGTHLDIDHGIYPFTTSSNTNAGGICTGSGISPKKIDRIVGITKAYTSRVGEGPFPTELLDKEGEYLREKGKEFGTTTGRPRRCGWLDLVLVKYSCLLNNFSGLAITKIDVLTEMKKLKICYAYDYKGKIIHDFPSNMKILSECKPLYAEFDGWEEFDWKKIKDAKSLPTQLQAYTKYIEEQTKTPICMISYGPKRDETLIIKDFFRGV; encoded by the coding sequence TTGTTATTAGCAATAATAGGAAGTCAATGGGGAGACGAAGGAAAAGGAAAAGTAACTGATATTTATGCTGAAAATTCTGACATCGTAGTTAGATTCCAAGGTGGAAATAATGCCGGGCATACAATAGTAGTTGGGGATAAAACATACAAGTTTCACCTAATGCCATCTGGGGCAGTGCACAAGAAATCCCTTGTTCTTGGAAATGGGGTAGTAGTTGATCCAAAAGTACTGATTGAAGAAATTGAAAAATTAAAAAAAGATGGATTCAATCCAGATATATCAATCAGTGACAGAGCAAATATAATAATGCCCTACCACAGAATCTTAGATGGTATTGAAGAGAAAATGAAAGGAGCCCTTGCAGCTGGAACAACAAGAAAAGGTATAGGCCCTTGTTATTCTGACAAAATATCTCGTTTTGGGATTAGATTTTCTGACTTATTAGATTTAGAAGTCTTTAGAGATAAACTTAATTTAATTGTTCCAATTAAACAGAAAATATTTGATGCATTTGGTGAGGATGTTAATCTTAATATTGAATCCATATTTAATGAATATGTATCTTATAGGGTTTACTTAAAAGACTACATAAAAGATACCTCCGTTTTCTTAAATAATGCCTATGATCAAGGCAAGAATATACTAATGGAAGGAGCGCAGGGTACACATTTGGATATAGATCATGGCATTTATCCGTTTACTACTTCCTCAAATACAAATGCCGGAGGTATATGTACGGGCAGTGGAATATCTCCTAAAAAGATTGATAGAATTGTAGGCATAACGAAGGCATATACTTCTAGGGTGGGAGAAGGACCTTTTCCAACTGAACTTCTCGATAAAGAAGGAGAATATTTAAGGGAAAAAGGAAAAGAATTTGGGACAACGACTGGCAGACCAAGACGATGTGGATGGCTTGATTTAGTTTTAGTTAAATATTCCTGCCTCTTGAATAATTTCTCAGGACTTGCAATAACTAAGATAGATGTATTAACCGAAATGAAAAAACTTAAGATCTGTTACGCTTACGATTATAAGGGGAAAATTATCCACGATTTCCCGTCAAATATGAAAATACTATCGGAGTGTAAACCTCTCTACGCTGAATTTGATGGGTGGGAAGAATTTGATTGGAAAAAGATAAAAGATGCGAAATCTTTGCCAACACAACTTCAAGCATATACCAAATATATTGAAGAGCAGACTAAAACACCCATTTGTATGATCTCTTATGGCCCAAAAAGAGATGAAACTTTAATAATAAAAGACTTTTTTAGGGGAGTTTAA
- the pth2 gene encoding peptidyl-tRNA hydrolase Pth2, protein MAIVVRDDLKLSKGKLSAQVAHAAVSCAIKSENNKNKYFSEWFSEGQKKVVLKIDDLDSLLKVFNEAKSVGLTTELIKDAGLTEIPPGTITVLGIGPAPEDEIDRIVGDLKLL, encoded by the coding sequence ATGGCAATTGTTGTTAGAGATGATTTGAAATTATCAAAAGGAAAATTATCTGCTCAAGTAGCTCATGCTGCAGTAAGTTGTGCAATAAAATCAGAGAATAACAAAAATAAATATTTTTCTGAATGGTTTTCTGAAGGGCAAAAAAAAGTTGTTTTGAAGATTGATGATTTAGATTCACTCCTTAAAGTATTCAATGAGGCAAAAAGCGTTGGCCTGACAACTGAACTAATCAAAGATGCGGGATTAACAGAAATCCCACCTGGAACAATCACTGTTTTGGGTATAGGGCCAGCCCCAGAAGATGAAATTGATAGGATAGTGGGGGATCTGAAACTTCTATAG
- a CDS encoding DUF4349 domain-containing protein codes for MKKSFMILGAIGVIAILISGFFIGTFFLGPNIYSKRVIYDEGVAYSPGYGGAPQTDTYSKTVYQSSTESSELNSNDRKVVKNGNANIEVENFDSSISKIKELANKYEGYVTNSNMWISDSETKSGNITIKIPEKRFEEFSDSLVQIGKIKSKETSGYDVTEEYIDLQARLKNLKNQEKRYTELLDMAKDVQDVLAIEVQLGRIRGEIESYEGRLKYLDNTTTFGTFYINLYEPEKIVHEWGIKNTFDRAIDAFIVSVAGIIILGGFFIPILILLGIIYVIAKYIRKRVKK; via the coding sequence ATGAAAAAATCCTTTATGATACTTGGTGCAATTGGGGTAATTGCAATCTTAATTTCAGGATTCTTTATAGGAACTTTTTTTTTAGGACCAAATATATACTCCAAGAGAGTTATTTACGATGAAGGTGTTGCTTACTCTCCAGGCTACGGTGGTGCCCCTCAGACCGATACCTATTCAAAAACTGTTTACCAGAGTTCTACGGAATCAAGTGAATTAAATTCAAATGATCGAAAAGTTGTCAAAAATGGGAATGCAAATATAGAAGTTGAAAACTTTGATTCTTCTATCTCAAAAATTAAAGAACTGGCCAATAAATACGAAGGATACGTAACAAACTCGAATATGTGGATTTCTGATTCAGAAACAAAAAGCGGTAATATTACAATAAAGATACCGGAAAAAAGATTTGAAGAGTTTAGCGATTCTTTAGTTCAAATTGGAAAGATTAAATCCAAAGAAACTTCGGGATACGATGTTACTGAAGAGTATATAGATTTGCAGGCAAGATTAAAAAACTTGAAAAATCAGGAAAAAAGGTACACAGAACTTCTAGATATGGCTAAGGATGTACAAGACGTTCTTGCAATTGAAGTCCAACTTGGGAGAATCAGAGGCGAGATAGAAAGTTATGAGGGAAGATTAAAATATCTCGATAATACAACAACTTTTGGTACATTTTATATAAATCTATATGAACCTGAAAAGATTGTCCATGAGTGGGGCATAAAGAACACATTTGATAGAGCCATAGATGCATTCATAGTTTCAGTTGCTGGAATAATAATATTGGGCGGATTCTTTATACCAATATTAATCCTTCTTGGAATAATATACGTAATAGCAAAATATATCAGGAAAAGAGTAAAAAAATAA
- a CDS encoding DHH family phosphoesterase, with amino-acid sequence MSLIFGAGKIGYAVSLVLKKRGKEVVVIDKNMQALSRAETIGCKTYLFDFTKSFNLIGVNISKFKEIIITTSDHKTNIEALKISRELNKEALIIVNAPSSEHISGIKKLGADFVVTPDRSMAQIIINQLELSNYWRNKDILRKILEKSKSLAIVMHDNPDPDAMSSAYALKAIAESLKVNVDIYYGGEIGHEGNKLMVELLKWDFKKIAEHKKYVLREYDKIALIDMPNLSNTTIFPSEIKPDIIIDHHYTEEEKINAEFMDIRPKVGATATIMTSYLRDFGIEVNEQLATGLMYGILVDTNNFKRNFEKEDTEAVYYLKPKINKELLNIIENPNISQDTLDVLSKAINNKKLYDKYVISNVGYVGNKESLSQSADLLLKLEGITVSIVIGIIEDYVYVSARSRDQIIDISKIITKAFSKMGSAGGHMNFAAAKISLGAFGYSEDKDILVKIVGDTISEYFFKTLKLNSKGSI; translated from the coding sequence ATGTCTCTTATTTTTGGGGCCGGTAAAATAGGATATGCCGTATCTTTAGTACTTAAAAAGAGAGGCAAAGAAGTAGTGGTCATAGATAAAAATATGCAGGCTTTGAGCAGGGCCGAAACTATTGGTTGTAAAACTTATCTATTTGATTTTACTAAATCATTTAACCTTATAGGGGTAAATATTTCAAAATTTAAAGAAATAATTATAACTACTTCAGACCATAAGACCAATATTGAAGCTTTGAAAATTTCAAGAGAGCTCAATAAAGAAGCTTTGATAATTGTTAACGCCCCTAGTTCAGAACATATCTCAGGAATTAAAAAATTAGGGGCAGATTTTGTTGTTACTCCAGATAGATCAATGGCACAAATAATAATAAACCAGCTTGAACTCTCAAATTATTGGAGAAATAAAGACATATTAAGAAAAATACTTGAGAAATCCAAGTCATTAGCAATTGTAATGCATGATAATCCTGACCCAGACGCAATGTCAAGCGCTTATGCCCTTAAAGCAATTGCAGAAAGTTTGAAGGTAAATGTAGATATATATTATGGTGGCGAAATTGGTCACGAAGGAAACAAATTGATGGTTGAACTTTTGAAATGGGATTTCAAGAAGATAGCCGAACATAAGAAATATGTCTTAAGAGAGTATGATAAAATTGCATTAATCGATATGCCAAATCTGTCTAATACGACTATATTCCCATCAGAAATAAAACCAGATATTATAATTGATCATCATTATACTGAAGAAGAAAAAATAAATGCAGAATTCATGGATATAAGGCCTAAAGTTGGTGCAACTGCCACTATTATGACTTCTTATTTGAGAGATTTTGGTATCGAAGTAAATGAGCAATTAGCCACAGGATTAATGTATGGGATTCTTGTTGATACTAATAACTTTAAACGAAATTTTGAGAAGGAAGATACCGAGGCCGTATATTATTTAAAACCCAAGATTAATAAAGAACTTTTGAATATTATTGAAAATCCCAATATTTCTCAAGATACTCTTGATGTTTTGTCTAAGGCGATAAATAACAAGAAGCTTTACGACAAATATGTCATTTCCAATGTTGGATATGTAGGTAATAAGGAATCATTGTCTCAATCTGCAGATCTATTATTGAAACTTGAAGGTATTACCGTATCCATAGTTATTGGGATAATTGAAGATTATGTATACGTATCTGCTAGGTCAAGGGACCAGATTATTGATATCAGCAAGATAATTACAAAGGCTTTTTCTAAAATGGGTTCTGCAGGAGGGCATATGAATTTTGCCGCTGCAAAGATATCTCTTGGGGCTTTTGGTTATAGTGAAGACAAGGATATTTTAGTAAAAATAGTAGGGGATACTATATCGGAGTACTTCTTTAAGACTTTAAAATTAAATAGTAAAGGTTCAATATAA
- a CDS encoding MTH1187 family thiamine-binding protein, which translates to MIAEISFVPIGVGTSLSRYIAVVIKNIEKSGLKYQLTPMGTIVEGEWNEISKLIDYSHDLIFEMGIERIITNIKIDYRLDKKSSMQDKLDSVKKKMVETDV; encoded by the coding sequence TTGATAGCGGAAATATCTTTTGTCCCTATTGGAGTTGGAACATCTCTTAGTCGTTATATCGCAGTAGTTATAAAAAACATAGAAAAAAGTGGATTAAAATATCAACTCACACCTATGGGTACAATTGTAGAAGGTGAGTGGAATGAGATATCCAAGTTAATCGATTATTCGCATGACTTAATATTTGAAATGGGAATAGAAAGAATTATAACTAACATAAAGATTGATTATAGATTAGACAAGAAGTCTTCTATGCAAGATAAGTTAGACTCAGTCAAAAAGAAGATGGTAGAAACCGATGTTTGA
- a CDS encoding DUF373 family protein → MFEKKILVLSVDRDNDLGVKTGIQGPIIGEKNILNAAMELGIADPTESDTNVLFRAIQVFRKLKKEDTPCEVVALTGDIDVGVKSDIVLSDQLDHVLKKIKVKGVILVTDGREDENILPAIQSKVQIISIDRIVIQQSETIEETYFILHRYIREVMEDRKLAGLLLGAPGLTFLLFGAAFLLGKPQIGWFGFLFILGIYLFFKGFGIDNFLKKEFSPKRVGFVFYLIAVLLGIIGVWQSYYYLLQFPTWQSIPLVIATILSRIELIYVAFAIAMFGRFLEAYSTNKKEVMSTLALTFFTAVFSFILYQSAKFILGSISLEILMVYLFIAGGLTVLFMRLTGKLKLKIMPEACS, encoded by the coding sequence ATGTTTGAAAAGAAAATATTGGTGCTCTCAGTTGATAGAGATAATGACCTGGGGGTAAAAACGGGTATCCAAGGGCCGATTATAGGAGAAAAAAACATCCTAAATGCAGCCATGGAACTTGGTATAGCCGATCCTACAGAATCAGATACAAATGTTCTTTTTAGGGCAATCCAAGTCTTTCGAAAATTGAAAAAAGAGGACACACCTTGTGAAGTCGTAGCCCTTACCGGTGATATAGATGTTGGTGTAAAATCTGATATAGTGCTATCCGATCAACTTGACCATGTTCTTAAAAAAATAAAAGTAAAAGGTGTAATTCTTGTTACAGATGGGCGTGAAGATGAGAATATCTTACCGGCCATTCAATCAAAGGTGCAGATAATATCCATAGATAGGATAGTTATACAACAAAGTGAAACAATTGAAGAAACATACTTTATTCTTCATAGATATATAAGGGAGGTCATGGAAGACCGAAAACTTGCAGGGCTTTTACTAGGGGCGCCTGGACTAACCTTCCTTCTTTTTGGCGCAGCTTTTTTATTGGGAAAACCTCAGATAGGTTGGTTTGGATTTTTATTTATTCTAGGAATCTATCTGTTCTTCAAGGGATTTGGGATTGACAATTTCTTAAAGAAAGAGTTTTCTCCAAAAAGGGTAGGATTTGTTTTTTACCTAATTGCTGTATTATTAGGTATTATTGGTGTATGGCAGAGTTATTACTATCTCCTTCAATTTCCAACTTGGCAAAGTATACCTTTAGTAATTGCGACAATTCTATCAAGAATCGAACTCATTTACGTTGCTTTTGCAATAGCGATGTTCGGTAGATTTCTAGAAGCTTACTCTACAAATAAGAAGGAAGTAATGAGTACACTTGCACTAACATTTTTCACAGCAGTATTCTCATTTATCCTATATCAATCTGCTAAGTTTATCCTAGGCTCTATATCCCTAGAAATTCTAATGGTTTATCTGTTTATAGCAGGCGGATTGACTGTCTTATTCATGAGATTAACTGGGAAATTAAAACTAAAAATTATGCCTGAAGCTTGCAGTTAG
- a CDS encoding PhoU domain-containing protein has translation METGMADILTQMKNNSELMVALSYTALLYNNKYIAEEVMELEEIVDKLNYEMGRKILQKASKVSNPEDLLSLIHITEATEAIADAASEIADIVTRGIDAHPIFKEAMKETDQIIARVKICSGSIIIDKTFQEIKLQSKTGIYIFLIKRDKDYIYSPKKNFKLNEGDILYGIGMESGIEKLQELANCKLQA, from the coding sequence ATGGAAACTGGTATGGCAGATATATTAACGCAGATGAAAAATAATTCAGAATTGATGGTTGCCCTATCATATACTGCCCTTCTATACAATAATAAATACATTGCAGAGGAAGTAATGGAACTTGAAGAGATTGTAGATAAACTGAACTATGAAATGGGTAGAAAAATACTTCAAAAGGCGTCTAAGGTCAGTAATCCTGAAGACCTACTAAGTCTGATTCATATAACTGAAGCAACTGAAGCTATTGCTGACGCAGCTTCTGAAATAGCCGATATTGTAACTAGGGGAATTGATGCTCACCCAATATTTAAAGAGGCAATGAAAGAAACTGATCAGATCATTGCTAGGGTAAAGATATGCTCAGGCTCCATTATTATAGATAAAACTTTCCAAGAAATAAAACTACAAAGTAAGACAGGCATATACATATTTCTCATAAAGAGAGATAAAGACTACATTTACTCCCCAAAGAAAAACTTCAAATTGAACGAAGGGGATATACTCTATGGTATTGGCATGGAAAGTGGTATAGAAAAATTACAAGAACTTGCTAACTGCAAGCTTCAGGCATAA
- a CDS encoding PhoU domain-containing protein — MGKRRKVSKPFKYKPVSVKDLLVEMKDISELMVDLAYSSILFKNKEIAEDVTELESRMDELNYRIRITAMLAARSVEDAERISAVLQFASASEKISNAAGDLSNIILRDMKIHPIVYEALEDAEEQIEKYEVSPKSKLSHMTLKKAELGSKIGTYIIAVKRKDSIKYNPSKGFVIKDGDILIARGSNTGLEILKSICSGIKTKW, encoded by the coding sequence ATGGGCAAAAGACGCAAAGTATCAAAACCTTTTAAGTATAAGCCGGTAAGTGTAAAGGATCTTTTAGTTGAGATGAAAGATATCTCTGAACTAATGGTCGACCTAGCCTATTCTTCAATCCTTTTCAAAAATAAGGAAATAGCAGAGGACGTTACCGAACTTGAGAGCAGGATGGATGAGCTAAATTATAGGATAAGAATAACAGCAATGCTAGCCGCTAGAAGCGTTGAAGATGCAGAGAGAATTTCAGCTGTTTTGCAATTTGCCTCTGCCTCCGAAAAAATATCAAATGCAGCTGGAGATTTGTCCAATATTATCTTAAGAGATATGAAAATACATCCAATCGTTTACGAGGCGCTTGAAGACGCTGAAGAACAAATAGAAAAATATGAAGTATCTCCTAAATCAAAACTATCGCACATGACATTAAAAAAGGCAGAACTGGGATCTAAAATAGGAACATATATAATCGCTGTAAAAAGAAAAGATTCCATCAAATATAACCCTTCTAAAGGATTTGTTATTAAAGATGGAGATATACTCATTGCAAGGGGCAGTAATACCGGTCTTGAAATATTAAAGAGTATATGTAGTGGCATAAAAACAAAGTGGTGA
- a CDS encoding LytS/YhcK type 5TM receptor domain-containing protein → MNPEEIMDILFVLINEVSVMVTVIAVVVSSVNHFKEVVIDKRFTYKNQIVMILIFGSFSIFGNYSGIELPSGAIANIRDIGPLVAGLVGGPVIGLGAGLIGGINRFYGGGFTALPCSVATISAGLIGGLIYQYKKKEFIGAYKATIIAAIVELYHMGITLILAKPFDLALETVKIVIIPMTLSNALGVAIFSIIIAGIIKDKKKIKELEDDMNIVASKEEDKI, encoded by the coding sequence GTGAACCCTGAAGAAATCATGGATATTCTTTTTGTTTTAATTAACGAGGTATCAGTCATGGTTACTGTAATAGCCGTGGTTGTGAGTTCCGTTAATCATTTTAAAGAAGTTGTTATAGATAAAAGATTTACATATAAGAATCAGATTGTTATGATACTCATATTTGGTTCTTTTTCAATATTTGGGAACTATTCAGGGATAGAACTTCCTTCTGGCGCTATAGCAAATATAAGGGATATAGGGCCATTAGTTGCAGGTTTAGTAGGTGGACCAGTTATTGGTCTTGGCGCAGGATTAATAGGTGGGATAAACAGATTCTATGGAGGTGGCTTTACAGCTCTTCCTTGTTCAGTCGCCACCATCTCGGCAGGTCTTATTGGCGGATTAATCTATCAATACAAAAAAAAGGAATTTATTGGGGCATACAAAGCCACAATTATTGCGGCTATAGTAGAGTTATATCACATGGGGATTACATTAATCCTTGCAAAACCTTTTGATTTGGCATTAGAAACTGTAAAAATAGTAATAATACCTATGACACTGTCAAATGCCTTAGGAGTTGCAATATTTTCCATAATAATTGCAGGCATAATTAAGGACAAAAAGAAAATAAAAGAACTTGAAGACGATATGAATATTGTCGCTTCAAAAGAAGAAGACAAAATATGA
- the cgi121 gene encoding KEOPS complex subunit Cgi121: MLLVFESQIQDAQKLIEILKKNGADAIFDVSKVYGVNHITMALYQTTQAFKNKSNFADDFSLEYLIRLSGEKQISKALTFGIKNGFNKIGIILNEEKKEKIIQILGQPVPLGKYDKDFIIEYFEITDINNRIETEKKIFEKIALLNTKY, translated from the coding sequence ATGTTACTGGTATTTGAATCCCAAATTCAAGATGCACAAAAACTAATTGAAATATTAAAGAAAAATGGGGCAGATGCTATTTTTGACGTAAGTAAAGTATATGGAGTCAATCATATAACTATGGCTTTGTACCAGACAACTCAAGCATTTAAGAATAAATCAAACTTTGCTGACGATTTTTCACTTGAGTATTTGATCAGACTATCTGGAGAAAAACAGATATCTAAAGCTTTAACGTTTGGTATAAAAAATGGATTTAATAAGATAGGAATTATATTGAATGAAGAAAAAAAAGAGAAGATTATCCAGATTTTAGGCCAGCCCGTTCCCCTCGGAAAATATGATAAAGATTTCATAATAGAGTATTTTGAAATAACGGATATCAATAATAGAATAGAAACTGAAAAAAAGATATTTGAAAAGATTGCATTACTTAACACAAAATATTAA
- a CDS encoding type II toxin-antitoxin system ParD family antitoxin codes for MKLISVQIPEAYMNGLDELVNYGYFPNKSEAIRSAIRDMLKNELGGFRSLRNEGISGKIK; via the coding sequence ATGAAACTCATATCAGTACAAATACCAGAAGCATATATGAACGGGTTGGACGAGTTGGTTAATTATGGATACTTCCCTAATAAGAGTGAAGCCATAAGATCAGCGATCAGAGACATGCTAAAGAACGAACTTGGTGGGTTTAGATCACTTAGAAATGAAGGCATATCTGGAAAAATAAAGTAA
- the ftsZ gene encoding cell division protein FtsZ has translation MKGILENASRYTQTNNFEETAAELEGIGHARIICAGCGGAGNNTINRLSMLGGVMGAETIALNTDRQHLENIQADKKFVIGKELTKGLGAGGDPSIGWEAAQEDRHKLKDLFKDANLVFVSAGMGGGTGTGSAPVVAEVAKECGALVVGVVTLPFRMEGSHRFEKAIQGLEAFRRYADTVITLDNNKLLQLVPNMPIDYAFSVSDEVLAEMVKGITETITQPSLVNLDYADVRTIMQDGGVAVIGVGESNTKNRVEEAVHEAMTCKLLDVDYKNAKGALVHVSGGSNMTLNEANRVGEIVNSIMDPEAKIIWGARVDEGLKDSMRVMLIMTGVKSPFISGRAADGDIELQPFERDARRKRVGGGESFGRSIDWAKYGIDDLFS, from the coding sequence ATGAAAGGCATCTTGGAAAATGCTTCAAGATATACTCAAACTAATAACTTTGAAGAAACTGCAGCGGAATTAGAAGGCATTGGGCACGCTAGGATAATATGTGCAGGATGTGGCGGTGCAGGCAATAATACAATAAATAGACTTTCAATGCTCGGAGGAGTAATGGGCGCCGAAACAATTGCCTTGAATACCGATAGGCAGCACTTAGAAAATATTCAAGCTGACAAAAAGTTTGTTATTGGAAAAGAGCTTACAAAAGGTCTTGGAGCAGGGGGAGACCCTAGCATTGGCTGGGAAGCCGCTCAAGAGGATAGGCATAAATTAAAAGATCTTTTTAAAGACGCAAATTTAGTTTTCGTCTCTGCAGGTATGGGAGGCGGAACAGGAACGGGGAGTGCCCCGGTAGTTGCTGAAGTTGCTAAAGAATGTGGCGCGTTAGTTGTGGGGGTAGTAACCTTACCTTTTAGAATGGAAGGATCTCACAGATTTGAAAAGGCAATTCAAGGACTTGAAGCCTTTAGGCGATATGCAGATACAGTTATCACACTAGATAACAATAAGCTACTTCAACTTGTTCCGAACATGCCAATTGACTATGCATTTAGCGTATCTGACGAAGTTCTTGCCGAGATGGTTAAAGGAATCACAGAGACTATTACACAACCAAGTCTTGTTAACTTAGATTATGCTGATGTAAGAACAATCATGCAAGATGGTGGAGTTGCTGTAATCGGAGTCGGTGAATCTAATACGAAGAATAGAGTTGAGGAAGCAGTCCACGAAGCAATGACCTGCAAACTATTGGATGTTGACTATAAGAATGCAAAAGGTGCACTTGTTCACGTTTCAGGCGGTAGCAATATGACCTTAAACGAGGCCAACAGAGTCGGAGAAATTGTTAACTCAATTATGGATCCTGAAGCAAAGATTATTTGGGGTGCAAGAGTTGACGAAGGTCTAAAAGATTCGATGAGAGTAATGCTCATCATGACTGGAGTAAAATCACCGTTCATATCTGGAAGAGCTGCAGATGGAGACATAGAACTACAACCGTTTGAGAGAGACGCAAGAAGGAAAAGAGTGGGCGGCGGAGAAAGCTTTGGGCGAAGCATCGACTGGGCTAAATATGGAATAGATGATCTATTTAGCTAA